The region GAGTAACAACTTGTCAGTTACACATGCGTAAGTTTAAAGACGGCGATACTATTTACATTGAACCTTTCCGTGCTAAAGCATTTCCGGTAATTAAGGATTTAGTTGTAGATCGTTCTTCTTTTGAACGTATTCAGCATGCAGGTGGTTTCGTTTCTGTAAATACTTCTGGTAATACACAAGATGCAAATGCGTTACCTATTCGTAAAGATAATGCAGACAAAGCATTTGATGCTGCAGCTTGTATTGGTTGTGGTGCTTGTGTAGCAACTTGTAAAAATTCATCGGCTATGTTGTTTGTGTCGGCTAAAGTTTCGCAATACGCATTGTTACCACAAGGTAGAGTTGAAGCTACAGAACGTGTATTAAACATGGTTGAAGCTATGGATAATGAAGGTTTTGGTAACTGTACCAATACAGGTGCTTGTGAAGTAGAGTGCCCTAAAGGTATTTCGTTAGAAAACATTGCACGTATGAACCGTGAATATTTATCTGCATCAATTAAATAATATTTTATTTAAATACTTTAAAAAATCCAAACTTTTTAGTTTGGATTTTTTATTTTTGATGGAATTTAAACAAACAATATGAAAAATATTTATTTATTACTACTTACATTCGCTTCAATAGGCGCTAACTCTCAATTTATTTATTGGAAATCTAACGAAGAAATTCCAGATCAAGCAATGGTTGTTTTTAATAACGATTCATCTAAAACTGGTTACATTAAAAACAATAAAACAGCAAATGTTGGTCTTAGAATGTTGTCATTGGATCCTAAACTTTTTAGACATGCCGATGTGGAAGCAGATAAAATTCTATTTAAAGAAGAAGGTGGTTCTAATTATGTTGAAATTCCTGCTAATACTATTAAACACGTAATTTTTTCGGGCGAAGAACCTACTCGATTTGATAAAATTACCGTTTTCAAATTCGATAAAAGATCACTTGAAGTAAAAGAAGATGAACCGGCAACCATGTTTCAAATTCCAAGGGTAGATGATTTTATTGTATTATATTCTAATTACTACATAAACGTGGGTAGTAATGGTTCTATAAACGATGAAATTTATTTTTACGTTAAACAAAAAGATAGTGACAAAACCTTTTATATGCGTTTTTTTGGTGGAAGCAGAAACAAAGATATCTTTCCTTCGTTAAAAATTTTGGCTCCTAAAAATGCTCAATTTGCTGATTACTTAGAAAAATTACGCGAGAAGAAATCAACCGAATATAAAGAATACAACGCAGCCGAAGAAAAGGTAATGGAAGAAGCAAAAGCGTACATAAAAGAAAATAGAAAAGAAATAAAATACGTACAACAACAAACCATTTTATACAATGCCCGTTTTGGTTTTATGTTTTCGTACTTAAGCAAAAAATTAGAACAATTTGCTAGTTAATTGCTGTAAAAAATAGGTCTATGCAAGTTGCCTTACTACAATTTAATACGCTTTGGGAAAATAAACAAGCAAATTTACAGTTCGTACAAACACAAATAAATACGTTGCCAAATGCTGTAGATTTGGTTGTTTTGCCAGAAATGTTTACCACTGGTTTTACCATGAATGCTTTGCATTTGGCCGAAGCTGAACAAGGAGAGACCTTACAAACGCTTCAACAACTAGCTATAAAAAATAATGTAGCAATTACAGGCAGTTGGATTGTTAAAGAAAACAATAATTTTTATAATCGTTTGTTTTTTGTATATCCTAACGGCACCTATAAAACGTATAATAAACGCCATTTGTTTACACTGGCTGGTGAGGACAAAACGTATACCGCAGGAACCAATCAAGTGTTAGTGTCATATAAAAACTGGAATATATGTTTGTTAATTTGTTACGATTTACGTTTTCCGGTTTTTTCACGAATTGTAAATTCCAACTACGATTTATTGGTTTACGTTGCATCGTGGCCTGATCGTAGAATTAACGCTTGGGATGCATTACTCAAGGCTAGAGCAATTGAAAATATGAGTTATGTTGTGGCTGTAAACCGATGCGGAATCGATCCTCAAAATGTATTGTATTCCGGACATTCTCAAATTATTGATTTTATGGGTGAACATTTGGTAGCACCTTATGAAAAGGAAGAAATACAAATAGCAACATTACAAAAAGAACCCTTGCAAATTGCACGAGAAAAATTGGCGTTTTTAAACGATGCCGATGCGTTTGAATTATTACGTTAAATTTTAAGTGTTTCATTTAACGTTTTATTTGTAAAATTCAAAATATTTTAACTATATTTATAGCACTTGTAAGGTTTTTGATTAGATGAGTTTATTAGTTTTTCTATAGGATAGCTTTACTGAATTAATGTTTAGATAGATTATCATGAAAAACCCAATAAAATATACAACGTTATTGCTTATGTTGTTAAGCATAACATCGGTAAAAGGACAGGTTCTTTATGCTGAAGATTTTGAAAGTTATAATGTAGGACCATTTCCAAGTTATACAAAAGGTTGGAAAGTAAGTGGTAGTTACAATGATATACGTATTTTTAATGAGCCAAATCGTGGTAAGGTACTAGCTTGGGGGTGGAATATAATGCCAGCTGGTCAGTATAGTTTTGCAAGTTGTTTGCAAGGAGGTGTTTTGGATAAGTTTGAAAAACGCGATCCAGGTAATGACATTTTAAAAATTGAATTTGAATTTTATTCAAAAGATTTTACAGGAGATCTTGCCGAAGTATTTGAATCGCGTATAGGCTTAACACCAAATGGTTATTTTTTTAGATGCGAAATTAATCCTAATGAATCTTCAATAGATACATCGGTTTTATATGCAGGGAAAATTAAAAAAGCATATGACCACAAATGGATAAAAGTTGAAGTGTATTATGAATATATAGAAATTACTGATTCTTGGGAAATTCTAATATGCATTCCTATGTTACAATATTGGGACCTTCAAAAAGAGAAAGAACTTTTATCTGAAGATATTATAATAGGATTTAGTGCATATAAACCAAAAGTGAATTATTCTGGAGCGTTGGTGAAATATGATAATATTAAAGTTTCAGCGGTTCCAACTCGTCCGGCTTTTGCAAGTGTAAACGATTTGATTTCATCTAAATTTAATGTATATCCAACTCCAGCAACTAATGTAGTGAACATTACCAACGCCGAAAATATGCAAATTCAACAAGTTTCGGTTTGCGATATAAATGGCAAGCGGTTAAACACCCAAAACTATACTAACGAAACCGAAATTAAGTTTAATACAGAAAAACTTGTAAGTGGTACATATATGCTGCATATATATACCAATCGTGGTATAGCAGTTAAAAAAATGATGAAAAAATAAACAATAAAACCTTCCAAGTGGAAGGTTTTATTGTTTATTAGGGTAACGTAATGGTTTCATTTAATTCCCAATTGGCTCGTATATCAAAAACCTTGTTGGGTAAAATAACGTTTTCGGGCTGTTTTCGTTCTAAATAATTACCGGTATCCCACATTTTATTTTTGTTGGCATCTTCAATAATACGTACAGAGTATTTGTCGGGTTCAACAGCTTTAAAATCTATGATACTTTCTTCGGTTATGTAAATAAAATCGTAAACTTTTTCATCTTTTGTAAGCAATTCAAAAATAATTGGATAGTTAACTGTACCAGCCAAGCTAAAGGTAATGTTTCCATAATCGGTTAATTTACCTGTTTGAAAACGCTGTACTATTTCGGTTTTTAAAGCGGTATCATAAACATCATTAATACTGTTTGGTTTTAAAAAAACAGTGTATTTTTCATCTTCAAATTTATCAAACACAATTTTAACTAAATTATTTAATGAATCGTTTTTAATGGTAAACGGTATTTGAACCGAATCTTTACTAATAACTTGTATTAAATGATTAGCAATTGTTTTAACAGGTGTGTTAGTGCTAAAAGCAATGGTGTCGCGGTATTGAATAGCACCTGTTTTTAAAAATTTAACTTGTAAGGTGTCAATTGGTTTTAAAGTACGTGGTGTAACTGTGTGCGTTTTGTTGTAGCTGCCTTGTTTAAAGTGAAACTGCAACGAATCATAATTTGCAAGCGGAGTAAAAATGTAAATAGAATCTTTATTAGGTACTTTGTAAAAATGCGCGGGTATGTTTTTGTTGTTTCCTTTAACGTTTACACTTAAATTTTTAGGGTTACCCTCATAAGCTGCTAACCATTTGTTTTGACTTACCATTGATGGGCGATAAGCAGTTGTTGGTTTTTTCTCTGAAAATAATTTTAAATGAAGGGTGCTTGTTGTTGGCAACGTAATGGGTTGATCTAAAAAACCAATTTTATCTGATTTTGGATCAAATTTATAATTGCTGTTTTTTTCTTGCAATGCAACTAAATAATAGCTGCCTGCTTTTAAATTTTCTAATTGTGCGGTAGTAATACTGTCTTTTGCACTTGCAACATATAAAGGTTTCTTTTTGTAAATTGTAGAATCGTTAAAACCTTCTTTTTCGTAAAGTAAAACATTTACCGTACCTTTTGTTTTGTTTAAATAAGCGTCTTTAAAAGTAGTGTTTAGTTTTAACGAATCAATAGTTTGCCCCGTTGCAAACACGTATTTAAAATTGCTAAGTGTGTTACTTTCGTTATTATCTTGTATGCTTTCACCAAAATTAAAACTATAAGTTGTATTTGGTTTTAACGTATCAAAAATTTTAATTTTAATAAACTTGCTTGGATACCCCATTGGCGTAATTTCGGGCATGGTTTCCATAGGTGGCGAAATAATAAGCTGCTGGTTAACTTTATTAAGCTTTACATATTCATCAAAATAAATTAAAATAGTGTTATCTTTAAATTGATTGCTAAAGTTTTTAGGTGCTGTTGATAAAATTACGGGTGCTAAAGTATCTTTAGCTCCGCCAGTAATTGTGCCACGTTTTGCACAATTGGTAAAAAGTGCAAGTGTTAAAACGGTTAAAAAAATAAAATATCGTACAAATTTCATTCGTAATAAATTTACAATGCAAAGTAACTATTTTTATTTGACTTTTTTAGCGTGTATAAGCCATAGTTAAAATGCTTATTTTGTGGGTTGTATTTTTTAAAATACAATTCCCTGCATTTTCTAAGGTTGATCCTGTGGTCATTACATCATCAATCAATAAAAAATGGGTGCTTTTTAAATAATTGTACTTTGGATTTACAACAAATTCTGTAGTTTTTTTTGCCCGTTGAAAAATATTTTTCTTTGTTTGGCTGCCGCTTTTATGTACTTTAATTAAGTAATCTTTATAAAAAGGCAGGTTTAAGTTATTGCTTAGTTCGGTACAAAATGCAGCTAATTGGTTGTACCCACGTTTGCGTTCTTTACTAGGGTGTAACGGAATGCATACAATTGCTTGCGTTTCTATAAAAACAGCATTATTTTTAAATTGCTTTAATGCAAGCTCAGCAAAAAATACCCCTATGTTTTGTTGGTTTTTGTATTTTAATTCATGAAGTAATTTTTGTGTAACGCTATCTTTAGAAAAATATAAAACTGCTGCACAATAAGTTACTTTTAATTTACCATAAAAACGACGTTTCATTTCGGTATTATCACTAACAGCAACCGGTATAAAGGGTAAATGTAATAAACATGTAGGGCATAAGGCATCACTCTGTTTAGGTATAACAGCATTGCAACCATAACAAAGTTGTGGATAAAATAAATCAAAAACAGTTTTAAACAACCACATTCACAACAAGTTTATGTACCTTTGTGTAATATACAATAAAAAATAATAGTTTTTTAAACTTTGTATTATAAAATTTAACTATCAGCAATTTTAGTATTTTTGCACTATGGCAAAACAAGACGACATTTTTAAAAATGTAATTTCGCACGCAAAAGAGTATGGATATATTTTTCCATCAAGCGAAATTTACGATGGATTAAGTGCTGTGTACGATTACGCACAGAACGGTGTAGAGTTAAAAAAGAACATTCGTGAATACTGGTGGAAAGCCATGGTACAAATGCACGAAAACATTGTGGGTATTGATGCATCTATTTTTATGCACCCAACCACATGGAAAGCTTCTGGGCACGTTGATGCTTTTAACGATCCGTTAATTGATAATAAAGATTCTAAAAAAAGATACCGCGCCGACGTTTTAATTGAAGATTATTGCGAAAAACTTTGGCAAAAAGCGCAAAAAGAAATCGAAAAAGCTAAAACACGTTTTGGCGATGCTTTTAACGAACAAGAATTTATAACAGCCAACCCACGCGTTGTTGAATATCTTTCTAAAAAGAAACAAATTTTAGAACGCATGGCTCATGGACTTGATTCGGGCAATTTAGAAGATGTAAAAGCTTTAATTGAAGAATTAGGTATTGCCGATCCTGAAACGGGTTCTAAAAATTGGACCGATGTACGCCAGTTTAATCTTATGTTTGGTACCAAGTTAGGCGCTTCGGCCGATACTGCTATGGATTTATACCTACGCCCAGAAACCGCTCAAGGTATTTTTGTAAACTTTTTAAACGTACAAAAAACCGGACGTATGAAAATTCCGTTTGGTATTGCACAAACAGGAAAAGCGTTTCGTAACGAAATTGTTGCGCGTCAGTTTATTTTCCGTATGCGCGAATTTGAACAAATGGAAATGCAGTTTTTTGTAAAACCTGGCGAAGAAATGACGTATTACGAGTATTGGAAAGAAACGCGTTTAAAATGGCATTTATCATTAGGGTTAGGAAAAGAAAATTACCGTTTTCACGACCACGAAAAATTAGCACATTACGCAAACGCTGCTGCCGATATTGAATTTAACTTCCCATTTGGCTTTAAAGAATTAGAAGGCATTCATTCGCGTACCGATTTTGATTTAAAAGCACACGAACAACATTCAGGTAAAAAGTTACAATTTTTTGATAACGAAACCAACACCTCGTATGTACCGTATGTAGTAGAAACATCGGTAGGGTTAGACCGTATGTTCTTAGCTGTTTTTTCAAAAGCTTTACAAGAAGAAACCTTAGAAGATGGATCAACACGTACCGTATTAAAATTACCTGCCGTTTTAGCGCCAACAAAAGCAGCGGTGTTACCGTTGGTTAAAAAAGATGGTTTACCAGATGTTGCCCGCCAAATTATGGAAGATTTAAAATGGGATTTTAATATGGCTTATGACGAAAAAGATGCTGTTGGCCGCCGTTACCGTCGCCAAGATGCATTGGGAACACCATTTTGCATCACCGTTGACCACCAAACTTTAGAAGACAAAACCGTAACCATTCGCCACCGCGACACCATGAAACAAGACCGTGTTTCTATTTCAGAATTACGAAATATCATCAACGAAGAAGTTTCAATGCGTAATTGGTTGTTAAAAACAAAATAACATACTTTTTTACATATTTAAAGACCAAACGAAAGTTTGGTCTTTTTTATTTTATTTAACACGATGTTATTTTTTTTGTTATATTTACAATTCACATAGTTAAAAATTATATAATTATGACAAAATTATCTAAAATTTTGTAGGGGGTAATGGTGCTAAACCTTACAGCTTGTACAACCGACAGCGTTTTTAACGAGATGGACGCGGAAAACAACAATCCACATACAAGTGCTAACACTAATTAATTATGAAAAAAGTTATAACACGCACCATACCTCTTTTTTTACTGTTAATTACCCTCTTAACCAATGCGCAAACTTTTTTTACCGAAGATTTTGATAGTTACCCCGCAGGGCCTTTAAATACAGTTTATGATAACACCACCCCCGGACAGGGGGGGTGGTTGGTTTCGCGCTCTCCGAATTTTTTACTTACTCCAATGATTACTGCCGAGGCAGGTAAAGGCAATGTACTTACAATAACTACTACCAGCCCTACGCAAGAAGGGTTAACTTTTAGGCAAGCGAACGATTTTTTAACTACCCTATGGAACAACCGTACACCAGGTAATAATATTATTAAATTTGAATATGAGTTTTATGGTGAGGGAAGTTTTGTTTTTTATGGAAATTTAATGAATTATTTTGTCACTAAACCCAGTGTAATTAATACAGCTTTTCAGTCAACCACAATTTTAACTCGTATATTGGGTAACTATTTAGAAAATAGTAGTAGTTATAAAATACATGTTTTAAAAAACTACAATGCTACAACCTTTCCGTACAATACATGGATTAAGGCAGAAATGTTTGTGGATTACAATACTAAAAATGTGTATTTTCACATACCTACATTAAACTTACAAGCAACTGGAACTTTCAACCACAATACTATACCTACTTATATAGATTTTGGTGCGGGTAGTTTAGATGCAACATCTGTAGTAAAAATAGATAATATTAAAGTTTCGGGTTTAAAAACATTGCCATCGTATATATTAAGCGTAAACCAGCAATTAGCTACAAAATTTAATTTATACCCCAACCCAGCAACCAATGTGGTAAACATAACCAATGCAGAGAACATGCAGGTAAACCAAATTACGGTGTATAATTTAGCAGGTAAACAAGTAAGCACACAAGCGTACAACAACCTAACAGAAATGCAGCTAAATGTAGCACATTTAGCAAGTGGTACCTATTTATTGTATTTACAAACCGCACAAGGTACAGCGGTTAAACAGTTTATAAAAAAGTAATTTTAATAATTTAAAATACGTTAAAAAAGCAAGAGGCTACCTGAAAAGGTAGCCTCTTTTTATGTTACAGCTTAAAAGTAATAATCGATCGTGGCGAATGGTTCATTAAATCTTCGCTAATGCTGCCATTTAATAAACGTGCAAAGCCTTTTCTGCCGTGCGTTCCCATGGCAATTAAATCGGCATCAATGCGTTCGGCAAAATTTAAAATTCCTTTTTCAATATCTAAATCGTTGTAGATTGAAAATTCATAATTTTCTAAATTAAATTGTTTTAGAAAAACATGAGCCATTTGTTCAGCAACGTGTGTAGGTTTAAAATTATTAGGCGTATTTACCATTAAAAAATGCGGAACAGAACCGTTTAGTTTTAAAAACGTCATAATTTTTTCAAAACCAGCAGTCGATTCTTCTGTAAAATCACTTGCAAAAATAACTTTATTAAAATTAATGGTGCTGTCATTTCCTTTAATTGTTAATACAGGAATATCAGAAGTGCGTATTACTTTTTCAGTGTTTGATCCAATAAAAAACTCTTTAAAACCACTAGCTCCGTGCGATCCCATTACAATTAAATCAATATTGTTAGCCACAGCTACATCGGTAACTTCGTTAAAAGTACGCCCTAATTTTAATATTTGCGAAACAGTTAAACCACTTAAATCGTTAGAAAGTGATGTTTCTGAAAGTTTAGCTTCGGCATGTTCTTTAAAAAACATAATTTCGGGCAAATCGTAACCAGGTTGTATCATGTCCATGGTTTCGTGGGGCAAATCAATTATATGTAATAAAATAATTTCAGCGTTCGATTTTCTAGCAATACCAGCAGCTGCACGTAACGCAATGGTTGCTTGTTCAGAAAAATCGGTGGGTACTAAAATCTTTTTCATTTTGTTAAGTTATTAGGGTTAATAATTAGTTATCTTCAATTTATAAATATACTTAAAATATCAATAAATAACTAAAAAAATACATAACTTAAATAAAAGTTGTATATTTGCAAGGTTATTTATTGTTAAACTAAATAATGAGGGGACATAATTGTCCCCTCTTTTTATACAAAACATGGATTTTAAAAGTAAGGTAAAAGATTTGTTAGAGCAAGGTTTGGCGGCACATCCGGCACTTTTTTTAATAGATTTTTCTATAGCGGCAGATGATAAAATAATGGTTGTGATTGATGGTGATCACGGTGTAACATTGCAAGATTGTATTGATGTTAGCCGTAGTATTGAACACAATTTAGACCGCGAAGAGCACGATTTTTCGTTAGAAGTAGCCTCGGCAGGTGCTACAGCGCCGCTTAAATTTCCGCGTCAGTATAAAAAGAACATCGGAAGAACCTTAGAAATAACAACCGATGACGATAAAAAAATTGAAGCTAAGCTAATTGATGCCAACCAAGAAACGGTACAATTAGAATGGAAAGCACGCGAACCTAAAAAAATAGGTAAAGGCAAAGAAACCGTTGTAAAAAACGCTGAAATTCCGTACATTAGCATAAAAAAAGCAGTAGTAGTTATATCATTTTAAAAAATATAGATAATTTCATGGATAATATTGCATTAATTGATTCGTTCTCTGAATTTAAAGATTTTAAGCATATTGATAGAGTTACCCTAATGGCAATTTTAGAAGATGTTTTTAGAAATGCATTGAAAAAAAGATTTGGGTCAGACGATAATTTTGATATCATCATTAACCCAGATAAAGGAGATATGGAGATATGGAGAAACCGAATTGTTGTTGCCGATGGTGAGGTG is a window of Myroides sp. JBRI-B21084 DNA encoding:
- a CDS encoding succinate dehydrogenase/fumarate reductase iron-sulfur subunit codes for the protein MNLTLKIWRQKNAKDNGQMVDYKIGGVEPDMSFLEMLDVLNNELIEKGDDPVAFDHDCREGICGMCSLFINGEAHGPDRGVTTCQLHMRKFKDGDTIYIEPFRAKAFPVIKDLVVDRSSFERIQHAGGFVSVNTSGNTQDANALPIRKDNADKAFDAAACIGCGACVATCKNSSAMLFVSAKVSQYALLPQGRVEATERVLNMVEAMDNEGFGNCTNTGACEVECPKGISLENIARMNREYLSASIK
- a CDS encoding nitrilase family protein, which gives rise to MQVALLQFNTLWENKQANLQFVQTQINTLPNAVDLVVLPEMFTTGFTMNALHLAEAEQGETLQTLQQLAIKNNVAITGSWIVKENNNFYNRLFFVYPNGTYKTYNKRHLFTLAGEDKTYTAGTNQVLVSYKNWNICLLICYDLRFPVFSRIVNSNYDLLVYVASWPDRRINAWDALLKARAIENMSYVVAVNRCGIDPQNVLYSGHSQIIDFMGEHLVAPYEKEEIQIATLQKEPLQIAREKLAFLNDADAFELLR
- a CDS encoding T9SS type A sorting domain-containing protein, with product MKNPIKYTTLLLMLLSITSVKGQVLYAEDFESYNVGPFPSYTKGWKVSGSYNDIRIFNEPNRGKVLAWGWNIMPAGQYSFASCLQGGVLDKFEKRDPGNDILKIEFEFYSKDFTGDLAEVFESRIGLTPNGYFFRCEINPNESSIDTSVLYAGKIKKAYDHKWIKVEVYYEYIEITDSWEILICIPMLQYWDLQKEKELLSEDIIIGFSAYKPKVNYSGALVKYDNIKVSAVPTRPAFASVNDLISSKFNVYPTPATNVVNITNAENMQIQQVSVCDINGKRLNTQNYTNETEIKFNTEKLVSGTYMLHIYTNRGIAVKKMMKK
- a CDS encoding Ig-like domain-containing protein yields the protein MKFVRYFIFLTVLTLALFTNCAKRGTITGGAKDTLAPVILSTAPKNFSNQFKDNTILIYFDEYVKLNKVNQQLIISPPMETMPEITPMGYPSKFIKIKIFDTLKPNTTYSFNFGESIQDNNESNTLSNFKYVFATGQTIDSLKLNTTFKDAYLNKTKGTVNVLLYEKEGFNDSTIYKKKPLYVASAKDSITTAQLENLKAGSYYLVALQEKNSNYKFDPKSDKIGFLDQPITLPTTSTLHLKLFSEKKPTTAYRPSMVSQNKWLAAYEGNPKNLSVNVKGNNKNIPAHFYKVPNKDSIYIFTPLANYDSLQFHFKQGSYNKTHTVTPRTLKPIDTLQVKFLKTGAIQYRDTIAFSTNTPVKTIANHLIQVISKDSVQIPFTIKNDSLNNLVKIVFDKFEDEKYTVFLKPNSINDVYDTALKTEIVQRFQTGKLTDYGNITFSLAGTVNYPIIFELLTKDEKVYDFIYITEESIIDFKAVEPDKYSVRIIEDANKNKMWDTGNYLERKQPENVILPNKVFDIRANWELNETITLP
- a CDS encoding ComF family protein gives rise to the protein MWLFKTVFDLFYPQLCYGCNAVIPKQSDALCPTCLLHLPFIPVAVSDNTEMKRRFYGKLKVTYCAAVLYFSKDSVTQKLLHELKYKNQQNIGVFFAELALKQFKNNAVFIETQAIVCIPLHPSKERKRGYNQLAAFCTELSNNLNLPFYKDYLIKVHKSGSQTKKNIFQRAKKTTEFVVNPKYNYLKSTHFLLIDDVMTTGSTLENAGNCILKNTTHKISILTMAYTR
- a CDS encoding glycine--tRNA ligase — its product is MAKQDDIFKNVISHAKEYGYIFPSSEIYDGLSAVYDYAQNGVELKKNIREYWWKAMVQMHENIVGIDASIFMHPTTWKASGHVDAFNDPLIDNKDSKKRYRADVLIEDYCEKLWQKAQKEIEKAKTRFGDAFNEQEFITANPRVVEYLSKKKQILERMAHGLDSGNLEDVKALIEELGIADPETGSKNWTDVRQFNLMFGTKLGASADTAMDLYLRPETAQGIFVNFLNVQKTGRMKIPFGIAQTGKAFRNEIVARQFIFRMREFEQMEMQFFVKPGEEMTYYEYWKETRLKWHLSLGLGKENYRFHDHEKLAHYANAAADIEFNFPFGFKELEGIHSRTDFDLKAHEQHSGKKLQFFDNETNTSYVPYVVETSVGLDRMFLAVFSKALQEETLEDGSTRTVLKLPAVLAPTKAAVLPLVKKDGLPDVARQIMEDLKWDFNMAYDEKDAVGRRYRRQDALGTPFCITVDHQTLEDKTVTIRHRDTMKQDRVSISELRNIINEEVSMRNWLLKTK
- a CDS encoding T9SS type A sorting domain-containing protein, whose translation is MKKVITRTIPLFLLLITLLTNAQTFFTEDFDSYPAGPLNTVYDNTTPGQGGWLVSRSPNFLLTPMITAEAGKGNVLTITTTSPTQEGLTFRQANDFLTTLWNNRTPGNNIIKFEYEFYGEGSFVFYGNLMNYFVTKPSVINTAFQSTTILTRILGNYLENSSSYKIHVLKNYNATTFPYNTWIKAEMFVDYNTKNVYFHIPTLNLQATGTFNHNTIPTYIDFGAGSLDATSVVKIDNIKVSGLKTLPSYILSVNQQLATKFNLYPNPATNVVNITNAENMQVNQITVYNLAGKQVSTQAYNNLTEMQLNVAHLASGTYLLYLQTAQGTAVKQFIKK
- a CDS encoding universal stress protein, whose translation is MKKILVPTDFSEQATIALRAAAGIARKSNAEIILLHIIDLPHETMDMIQPGYDLPEIMFFKEHAEAKLSETSLSNDLSGLTVSQILKLGRTFNEVTDVAVANNIDLIVMGSHGASGFKEFFIGSNTEKVIRTSDIPVLTIKGNDSTINFNKVIFASDFTEESTAGFEKIMTFLKLNGSVPHFLMVNTPNNFKPTHVAEQMAHVFLKQFNLENYEFSIYNDLDIEKGILNFAERIDADLIAMGTHGRKGFARLLNGSISEDLMNHSPRSIITFKL
- the rimP gene encoding ribosome assembly cofactor RimP, producing the protein MDFKSKVKDLLEQGLAAHPALFLIDFSIAADDKIMVVIDGDHGVTLQDCIDVSRSIEHNLDREEHDFSLEVASAGATAPLKFPRQYKKNIGRTLEITTDDDKKIEAKLIDANQETVQLEWKAREPKKIGKGKETVVKNAEIPYISIKKAVVVISF